A single Aquificaceae bacterium DNA region contains:
- a CDS encoding putative nucleotidyltransferase substrate binding domain-containing protein — protein sequence MLDAERFLSEIEPFNLLSEKQRRAIAYNLLVECYKKGEVIFKEGSKPLEFLYILRSGSVLLEREGEPVEYLHEGECFGYVSLMSKNPPTSTAKAVEDSVVFLLNRKIFSSLMGEHEGFRDYFTQKLARRLVASKKQHTSTVEKHMEVLLEDLNLRPPLTLDGSKTVEEAIREMVAKDSTYVLVRLQEGLGILTERDVLKRVLAKGLKPEEVKLKDVATFPVVSIESNKTLYEAMVLMARHGIRKILVLKNSTPIGLLEDRDIIAYESKNAVLLIKEIDKAKTVQELRYLYGLVREQVLDLVFHGTDPEKLGEYISEINDRFMKRAVYIALNRLGEEPLVPFSIMVLGSEGRKEQSLKTDQDNALIYQDYPLLDFEPRAYFERFSKVYIEVLLQIGFPPCPGNVMISNPFWRRSAGEWERVVSEWIEKPKPENILNVAIFFDFRNVFGDQTLVQKLWEHVKNSIEKNPGFIPFLAVDAVRFKPPLGFFRDFVVERSGEHKGEIDIKKGGIFPITQGVRALALEKGISQQNTFERIEELSKNGVLTPEYAKDLKEAYRFLLGIRFKFQAQKIKEGKEPDNYINPDQLSKAEKGTLKDVFRIIKEFQEFLYERYNLRYFE from the coding sequence ATGTTAGACGCAGAAAGGTTTCTCTCGGAGATTGAACCCTTTAACCTTCTCAGTGAAAAGCAGAGAAGAGCTATAGCCTATAACCTATTGGTGGAATGCTACAAAAAAGGTGAGGTAATATTTAAAGAAGGCTCAAAACCTTTAGAGTTTCTATACATACTTAGAAGTGGCAGTGTTCTGCTTGAGAGAGAAGGAGAGCCAGTGGAATACCTCCATGAAGGTGAGTGCTTTGGATATGTGTCTTTGATGAGCAAAAACCCACCAACTTCAACCGCAAAGGCTGTAGAAGATAGTGTGGTTTTTTTACTTAACAGAAAGATTTTTAGCTCCCTAATGGGAGAGCACGAAGGCTTTAGAGACTATTTTACTCAGAAACTGGCAAGAAGATTGGTTGCCTCAAAAAAACAGCATACCTCCACTGTAGAAAAACATATGGAAGTTCTTCTTGAAGACCTAAATCTAAGACCACCACTTACCCTTGATGGCTCTAAGACAGTTGAGGAAGCTATAAGAGAAATGGTGGCAAAGGATAGCACCTATGTTCTTGTAAGACTTCAAGAGGGTCTGGGAATACTAACCGAGAGGGATGTGCTAAAAAGGGTATTAGCCAAAGGGCTAAAGCCAGAGGAAGTAAAACTGAAAGATGTTGCCACCTTTCCAGTAGTTTCTATAGAAAGCAATAAAACCCTTTACGAAGCCATGGTGCTTATGGCAAGGCATGGCATAAGGAAGATACTCGTTCTCAAAAACAGCACACCCATAGGCTTGCTTGAGGACAGAGATATCATAGCCTACGAGAGTAAGAATGCGGTTCTACTTATAAAGGAAATAGACAAGGCAAAGACAGTGCAGGAGCTAAGATACCTTTACGGACTCGTAAGGGAGCAGGTGTTGGATTTGGTCTTTCATGGCACAGACCCAGAAAAACTTGGAGAATACATATCAGAGATAAACGACCGCTTTATGAAAAGGGCAGTTTACATAGCCTTGAATAGGCTTGGAGAAGAACCCCTCGTTCCCTTTAGCATAATGGTCTTAGGAAGCGAGGGCAGGAAGGAGCAAAGCCTAAAAACAGACCAAGACAACGCACTTATATATCAAGACTATCCTCTTCTTGACTTTGAGCCAAGGGCATATTTTGAAAGGTTTTCAAAAGTCTACATAGAGGTTCTTCTTCAGATAGGCTTTCCGCCGTGTCCTGGCAACGTGATGATATCAAACCCCTTCTGGAGAAGGTCCGCAGGAGAATGGGAAAGGGTAGTGTCAGAGTGGATTGAAAAGCCAAAGCCAGAAAACATACTTAACGTGGCTATCTTCTTTGACTTTAGAAATGTGTTTGGAGATCAGACTTTGGTGCAGAAGCTCTGGGAGCACGTGAAAAATAGCATAGAGAAAAACCCGGGCTTTATTCCCTTCCTTGCGGTAGATGCAGTAAGGTTTAAGCCACCTCTTGGATTTTTTAGAGACTTTGTAGTAGAAAGAAGTGGAGAGCATAAGGGCGAGATAGACATTAAAAAGGGTGGCATATTCCCCATAACTCAGGGTGTGCGAGCCTTAGCACTTGAAAAGGGTATATCTCAACAGAACACCTTTGAGCGTATAGAGGAGTTAAGTAAAAACGGAGTTTTAACACCAGAATATGCAAAAGACTTAAAGGAAGCCTACAGATTTCTCCTTGGTATAAGGTTCAAGTTTCAGGCACAAAAGATAAAAGAAGGCAAAGAGCCAGACAACTACATAAACCCTGACCAACTATCAAAGGCAGAAAAGGGAACGCTTAAG
- a CDS encoding YggT family protein: MMEQFLNYTLAFYMWLVLGRAALSFFTTDRRNFFYNMLYMPTEPAYRLYRKFLPCCHTLAIVITLLLLRYAVIKLL; this comes from the coding sequence ATGATGGAGCAATTCCTCAATTACACCCTTGCCTTTTATATGTGGCTCGTCCTTGGGCGAGCCGCCCTCTCCTTTTTCACAACAGATAGAAGAAACTTCTTCTACAACATGCTTTATATGCCTACAGAACCCGCATATAGGCTCTACAGGAAGTTTCTTCCCTGTTGTCATACCCTTGCCATAGTCATAACCCTTTTACTACTTAGATATGCGGTCATAAAGTTACTCTAA